A region from the Kineothrix sp. IPX-CK genome encodes:
- a CDS encoding response regulator, whose protein sequence is MRILIAEDDLVSRRFLFKFLSRYGECDLVVDGLEALDACLMAIKEDKLYDLICLDIMMPKVDGVKVLKSIRDLENQKGIPLEKRSKVIMITALGETQLVQNAFEIGCDAYAAKPIDTAKLVKVLEDFGMIRERE, encoded by the coding sequence ATGAGAATATTGATAGCAGAAGATGATTTGGTCAGCAGAAGATTTCTGTTTAAGTTTCTTAGCCGTTACGGGGAATGTGATCTGGTTGTAGATGGATTGGAAGCATTGGATGCCTGTCTGATGGCAATTAAAGAGGATAAGTTATATGATTTGATCTGTCTGGATATCATGATGCCAAAAGTAGACGGGGTAAAGGTATTAAAATCTATCAGGGATCTGGAGAACCAGAAGGGAATTCCTCTGGAGAAAAGGTCAAAAGTAATTATGATCACGGCACTTGGAGAAACGCAGTTGGTTCAGAATGCTTTTGAAATAGGGTGCGATGCTTACGCTGCAAAACCTATTGATACGGCCAAATTGGTTAAGGTACTGGAAGACTTCGGAATGATTCGGGAAAGAGAATAG
- a CDS encoding chemotaxis protein CheA, producing MSDQFTNEPMLDMYIFETSQLIEQLEQSILSSEKESCFTPAAINEIFRIMHTIKGSSAIMMFHNISTLAHTMEDMFYFLREEKPRQVDCSSLSDFVLDGVDFIKVEVEKIKNGDEPDGDAAILTENLNLFLTNLKKENGIANSGKKEKDISKKSQQYYISQERVPPTEYKYKFMARVYFEEGCEMENIRAYTILHNLKDYTEEFYTVPEDVIDADDSTERIRQEGFFIYFKTDHTYDQMNEFFQQTIFLKSLELVPLETEEEYEEHKIQKQDTLRDSFVRTVSANYSGEAGKETNKVSHSSAVQNIISVSVAKLDKLMDLVGEMVIAEAMVIQNPDLRGLVLDNFQKAAGQLNKITSELQDTVMSIRMVPLAPTFQKMHRIVRDMCKQLNKEVNLKIIGEETEVDKNIIEHISDPLMHLVRNSLDHGIEAAEERRQAGKEKSGTIILEAKNSGSDVLIIVQDDGKGLDREKILKKAKENNLLYKKEEDMTEQEIFNMILAPGFSTKESISEFSGRGVGMDVVNKNIQTIGGTLSVNSVSGEGMTITLAIPLTLAIIDGMNIKVGKSCYTIPTISIKESLRPDERDIIIDPGGNEMLMIRGQCFPILRLHESYRVETAVTELKEGIIIVVEQDGRTICIFADELLGQQQVVVKSLPVYIQKKRRIKGLAGCTLLGDGSISLILDVAGLVNF from the coding sequence ATGTCGGATCAATTTACCAATGAACCCATGCTGGATATGTATATTTTTGAGACTTCACAGTTAATCGAACAGTTGGAGCAGTCTATTTTAAGCAGTGAGAAGGAAAGTTGCTTTACTCCTGCGGCTATCAATGAAATTTTTCGTATTATGCATACGATAAAAGGCTCTTCGGCCATTATGATGTTTCATAATATTTCCACGCTTGCGCATACTATGGAAGATATGTTTTATTTCTTACGGGAAGAAAAGCCACGGCAAGTGGACTGTTCTTCCCTTTCTGATTTTGTCTTGGACGGAGTCGATTTTATTAAGGTGGAAGTGGAGAAGATTAAAAATGGAGACGAGCCCGACGGGGATGCAGCTATTTTAACTGAGAATCTTAATCTTTTTCTAACAAATCTAAAAAAAGAGAATGGAATCGCCAATTCCGGTAAGAAAGAGAAAGATATTTCTAAAAAGTCTCAGCAGTATTACATTTCCCAGGAAAGGGTTCCGCCAACGGAATATAAATACAAATTTATGGCCCGGGTTTATTTTGAAGAGGGCTGCGAGATGGAGAATATCCGGGCGTATACTATCCTGCATAATTTAAAAGATTATACAGAGGAGTTTTATACGGTTCCTGAGGATGTCATCGACGCCGATGACAGTACGGAGCGCATACGACAGGAAGGCTTCTTTATATATTTTAAAACCGATCATACTTACGATCAGATGAATGAGTTCTTTCAGCAAACCATATTTTTAAAATCATTGGAATTAGTCCCGTTGGAGACGGAAGAAGAATATGAAGAACATAAAATCCAAAAGCAGGATACGCTCAGGGATAGTTTTGTAAGAACAGTTTCGGCCAATTATAGCGGTGAGGCCGGTAAGGAAACGAATAAAGTCAGTCATTCCTCAGCGGTACAAAATATTATCAGCGTCAGTGTTGCAAAATTAGATAAGCTCATGGATCTGGTAGGTGAAATGGTAATTGCCGAAGCTATGGTAATACAAAATCCTGATTTACGGGGACTGGTGCTGGATAATTTTCAGAAAGCAGCCGGACAGTTGAATAAGATTACCAGTGAATTGCAGGATACTGTAATGTCGATTCGTATGGTGCCTTTGGCTCCGACCTTCCAAAAAATGCACCGCATTGTAAGAGATATGTGCAAGCAGCTCAATAAGGAAGTAAATCTTAAAATTATAGGAGAAGAAACCGAGGTAGATAAGAATATTATCGAACATATCTCCGATCCCCTGATGCACCTGGTAAGAAACTCTTTGGATCATGGAATTGAAGCGGCGGAAGAAAGAAGGCAGGCGGGGAAGGAGAAATCAGGGACTATCATTTTGGAGGCGAAAAACTCAGGAAGTGATGTACTTATTATTGTGCAGGATGACGGAAAAGGACTGGATCGGGAAAAGATTCTCAAAAAGGCGAAAGAAAATAACCTGCTGTATAAAAAAGAAGAAGATATGACGGAGCAGGAAATCTTTAATATGATATTGGCTCCGGGATTTTCGACGAAAGAAAGTATTTCTGAATTTTCAGGCCGCGGAGTTGGCATGGATGTGGTAAACAAAAATATACAAACAATTGGCGGGACATTGTCTGTAAACAGTGTTTCGGGAGAAGGGATGACCATTACCCTGGCGATTCCTTTGACCTTAGCCATTATAGACGGTATGAATATCAAAGTGGGAAAATCTTGTTATACCATACCTACGATATCTATAAAAGAATCTTTAAGGCCGGATGAAAGAGATATCATTATCGATCCGGGAGGAAATGAGATGCTGATGATCAGAGGTCAGTGTTTTCCGATTTTAAGGCTTCACGAGAGCTACAGGGTGGAAACTGCCGTTACGGAATTAAAAGAAGGAATCATAATCGTAGTGGAACAGGATGGCCGGACAATATGTATCTTTGCAGATGAGCTGCTGGGCCAGCAGCAGGTAGTTGTTAAGAGCTTGCCGGTATATATACAAAAGAAACGAAGAATCAAGGGTCTTGCAGGATGCACTCTGCTGGGTGACGGAAGCATAAGCCTCATATTGGATGTTGCCGGATTGGTCAATTTTTAG
- a CDS encoding chemotaxis response regulator protein-glutamate methylesterase, producing MKKKIRVLVVDDSIVFREAIIRGIETDVNIEVVARASDPFEARDKILEWEPDVMTCDIEMPRMNGIEFVRRLLPQYSIPVIIVSGLSEAVFDAMDAGAVDFVAKPVDKASSNMQVFIRELIAKIKIAAVSKVAFHNAVIAKQTLYGNHFPENRIIAMGASTGGTEALYSILMQLPADIPGIVIVQHIPPVFSRMFSERLNNQTSLTVKEAEDGDYVEKGKVLIAPGDRHMRINKLGDRYKVEVSEGEKVSGHCPSVDMLFDSAAKKAGNEAIGIILTGMGYDGAKGLLAMKRKGARTIGQDEKSCVVYGMPKAAYDIGAVETQVPLSGIPRALMSMLK from the coding sequence ATGAAGAAAAAGATTAGAGTATTGGTCGTAGATGATAGTATTGTATTCCGTGAAGCCATAATAAGAGGAATTGAAACTGATGTAAACATTGAGGTCGTGGCAAGGGCTTCGGATCCTTTTGAAGCCAGAGACAAGATATTGGAATGGGAACCGGATGTCATGACTTGCGATATAGAGATGCCAAGGATGAACGGTATAGAGTTTGTCCGCAGGCTTCTTCCGCAGTATTCTATCCCGGTCATCATAGTCAGCGGTTTGAGCGAGGCCGTATTCGATGCCATGGATGCAGGCGCTGTGGACTTTGTCGCAAAGCCTGTTGATAAAGCTTCCTCCAATATGCAGGTTTTCATACGGGAGCTTATTGCCAAGATAAAAATTGCGGCAGTTTCCAAGGTGGCTTTTCATAATGCGGTAATTGCCAAACAGACGTTATATGGAAATCATTTTCCCGAAAACAGGATCATCGCAATGGGTGCCTCTACGGGAGGGACCGAAGCTTTGTACAGTATACTTATGCAGCTGCCGGCGGACATCCCGGGTATCGTAATTGTACAGCATATTCCGCCTGTATTTTCCAGAATGTTTTCAGAGCGTTTGAATAACCAAACCTCATTAACGGTAAAAGAGGCAGAGGACGGAGATTATGTGGAAAAGGGCAAAGTCTTGATTGCTCCCGGGGACCGGCATATGCGGATTAACAAATTAGGAGACAGATATAAGGTCGAGGTATCCGAAGGAGAAAAAGTAAGCGGACATTGCCCTTCGGTGGATATGTTATTCGATTCCGCAGCTAAGAAGGCGGGGAACGAAGCCATCGGCATTATTTTAACAGGAATGGGATATGACGGAGCAAAAGGACTCTTGGCTATGAAAAGAAAAGGTGCAAGGACCATTGGGCAGGACGAAAAGTCGTGTGTCGTGTATGGTATGCCTAAAGCAGCTTATGATATCGGGGCAGTAGAAACGCAAGTGCCCTTATCAGGTATCCCGAGGGCATTGATGAGCATGCTGAAATGA
- a CDS encoding protein-glutamate O-methyltransferase CheR produces MVEITEKEFKQLTEYVKKNYGINLKTEKKVLVMGRLQGVLLDAGCNSFTEYFKYVLADRTGQAVITLIDKISTNHTFFMRESGHFDFLRDHVLPGLKESVHEKDLRIWCAAASTGEEAYTLAMLLDEYLGPEKSWWDKKILATDISQSALETAVRGIYSDERITPLPVHWKQNYFRRYDEGNWIVEGRIRNEIIFRKFNLMESFFPFKKKFHVIFCRNVMIYFDNETRDLLVDKFYSHLESGGYLFIGHSETINRERSGFQYIMPAVYRKN; encoded by the coding sequence ATGGTTGAGATTACAGAGAAAGAGTTTAAGCAGCTTACGGAATATGTAAAAAAGAATTACGGTATTAATCTAAAAACCGAGAAAAAAGTTTTGGTAATGGGGCGGCTGCAGGGTGTACTTTTAGACGCAGGCTGTAACAGCTTTACGGAATATTTCAAATACGTACTCGCAGACAGGACGGGACAGGCTGTCATAACTCTGATTGATAAAATTTCTACCAATCATACTTTTTTTATGAGGGAGTCAGGACATTTTGATTTTCTGAGGGATCATGTGCTCCCCGGCTTGAAAGAGTCCGTTCATGAAAAAGATTTGAGGATTTGGTGTGCGGCCGCCTCCACAGGAGAAGAGGCATATACTCTTGCCATGCTATTGGATGAATATCTGGGACCGGAAAAATCATGGTGGGATAAAAAGATATTGGCCACCGACATATCCCAGAGCGCCCTGGAAACGGCGGTAAGAGGAATTTACAGCGATGAGAGGATAACCCCGCTGCCCGTGCATTGGAAACAAAATTATTTTCGCAGATATGATGAGGGAAACTGGATAGTAGAGGGGCGGATAAGGAATGAGATCATATTTCGTAAATTCAATCTGATGGAATCGTTCTTTCCCTTTAAGAAGAAATTTCATGTCATATTTTGCCGGAACGTTATGATCTATTTTGATAATGAGACAAGGGATTTGTTAGTGGATAAGTTTTATAGTCATTTGGAATCCGGAGGCTATTTATTTATTGGCCACTCGGAAACGATAAACAGGGAAAGATCCGGATTCCAATATATTATGCCTGCCGTTTACAGAAAAAACTGA
- a CDS encoding methyl-accepting chemotaxis protein: protein MRWFYNMKIGAKLIFGFVLVAIIAGVVGVVGIYNLDALDKQYNSLYKEYGIPLGDIADVSVSYQQVRVNLRDLVIEGNGANSDTYVKSIKENEEKMYAAMEAFETSLQTEEGKAAFADLKASLEEFAPIQEQIVNYSVSGNQKEAIVLLRADESARVVSEIMSSINVLFQLKDDNGQRLSEEYSEKAQSTITTVIIIVIIAIIAAVVLGFFISRIISKPIVKMVGIAEKVSAGDLDVEIDYNARDEIGVLAEAFSRMTDNLNEVMSSINNAAEQVSAGSTQLSDSSMALSQGATEQASSIEELSASIEEIAAQTKVNAEHAKEANHITESAKMSAMEGNSQMKEMLEAMEDINEASINISKIIKVIDDIAFQTNILALNAAVEAARAGAHGKGFAVVAEEVRNLAARSANAAKETTAMIEGSVKKAEGGTKIANETAEALNKIVEGIGSVAEFIGNIAVASNEQASGIAQINQGILQVSTVVQTNSATAQESAAASEELASQAILLEEQVAKFKLKKIKKYYTHTEYQDMQSDYGKESIPSETGNEKRKNPKKIILSDKEFGKY from the coding sequence ATGAGATGGTTTTACAATATGAAAATAGGTGCCAAATTAATATTCGGTTTTGTATTAGTGGCTATAATTGCCGGAGTGGTCGGAGTTGTCGGAATTTATAATTTGGATGCACTGGATAAACAATATAATTCCTTATATAAGGAATATGGTATTCCGCTTGGAGATATTGCAGATGTTTCCGTTTCCTATCAGCAGGTCAGGGTTAACTTAAGAGATTTAGTGATTGAAGGAAACGGAGCGAACAGCGATACATATGTAAAAAGTATAAAGGAAAATGAAGAAAAAATGTATGCCGCCATGGAGGCATTTGAAACTTCTTTGCAGACGGAGGAAGGAAAAGCGGCTTTTGCCGACCTGAAGGCTTCTTTGGAAGAGTTCGCACCTATTCAGGAACAGATTGTAAATTATTCCGTTTCAGGAAATCAGAAGGAAGCGATCGTCCTGCTTCGTGCAGATGAAAGCGCGAGGGTTGTCAGTGAAATTATGAGCTCCATCAATGTACTGTTTCAGCTAAAGGATGACAACGGACAAAGGCTGTCGGAAGAATATTCCGAAAAAGCACAAAGTACGATAACGACGGTGATAATTATTGTAATTATTGCAATCATCGCGGCGGTAGTATTGGGATTTTTTATTTCCCGTATAATCAGCAAACCCATTGTAAAGATGGTCGGAATTGCGGAAAAAGTTTCGGCGGGAGATCTGGATGTAGAAATCGACTATAACGCCAGAGATGAGATCGGCGTATTGGCGGAAGCTTTTTCAAGAATGACCGATAATCTTAATGAAGTCATGTCCAGCATCAATAATGCTGCCGAGCAGGTATCGGCAGGCTCCACTCAGTTATCCGACTCCAGTATGGCTCTCTCTCAAGGTGCAACGGAACAGGCCAGCTCTATAGAGGAATTATCTGCTTCCATAGAAGAGATCGCCGCTCAGACAAAAGTAAATGCGGAGCATGCAAAAGAAGCCAACCACATTACTGAATCGGCCAAAATGAGTGCTATGGAAGGCAACAGCCAGATGAAGGAAATGCTGGAAGCGATGGAAGATATCAATGAGGCTTCTATTAATATTTCCAAGATTATTAAAGTGATTGACGATATTGCCTTTCAGACAAATATCCTGGCACTGAATGCGGCCGTAGAGGCGGCAAGGGCAGGTGCACATGGCAAAGGCTTCGCGGTAGTCGCCGAGGAAGTCAGGAATCTCGCGGCGCGTTCTGCAAATGCAGCGAAAGAAACTACGGCAATGATTGAGGGCTCCGTGAAGAAGGCGGAGGGCGGCACAAAGATTGCCAACGAAACGGCAGAGGCTTTGAATAAAATAGTAGAAGGTATTGGAAGTGTTGCGGAGTTTATCGGTAATATTGCGGTAGCATCCAATGAGCAGGCTTCCGGCATTGCCCAGATCAATCAGGGAATTCTGCAGGTTTCAACGGTGGTACAGACCAACTCCGCAACTGCGCAGGAAAGTGCGGCTGCCAGTGAGGAATTGGCAAGTCAGGCTATTTTACTGGAAGAGCAGGTTGCCAAGTTCAAATTAAAGAAAATTAAGAAATATTATACACATACGGAATACCAAGACATGCAGTCTGACTATGGGAAAGAAAGTATTCCTTCGGAAACAGGAAATGAAAAAAGAAAAAACCCAAAAAAAATAATACTTAGCGATAAGGAGTTCGGTAAATATTAA
- a CDS encoding manganese catalase family protein, which yields MWIYEKRLQYPVKITKTCPKTAKLIISQYGGPDGELSASMRYLSQRYSMPVKEVGGLLTDIGTEELAHMEIICAMVYQLTKNLTIEQAKTEGFDAYYIDHTTALWPQAAAGLPFTAIEFQSKGDAITDLTEDLAAEQKARTVYDNLLRMIPEPEIREPLKFLRTREIVHFQRFGEALEKTKDQLDSKNYYYFNPEFDKDMFHGKL from the coding sequence ATGTGGATTTATGAAAAACGACTCCAGTACCCGGTAAAAATCACAAAGACATGTCCCAAAACCGCAAAGCTTATTATCAGCCAGTATGGCGGTCCGGACGGAGAATTGTCAGCGTCCATGCGTTATTTGTCACAACGTTACAGTATGCCTGTTAAAGAAGTGGGAGGTCTGTTAACGGATATCGGTACGGAAGAATTGGCGCATATGGAAATCATATGTGCGATGGTATATCAGCTAACAAAGAATCTTACGATCGAGCAGGCTAAGACAGAAGGCTTCGACGCATATTATATTGACCATACCACTGCTCTCTGGCCGCAGGCAGCAGCCGGGTTACCGTTTACCGCAATAGAGTTTCAGTCCAAAGGAGATGCCATCACCGATTTAACAGAAGACCTTGCAGCAGAACAAAAGGCAAGAACAGTATATGATAACTTGCTTCGTATGATTCCGGAACCAGAAATCAGAGAGCCGTTAAAGTTCTTAAGAACCAGAGAAATTGTTCATTTCCAGAGATTTGGGGAAGCTTTGGAAAAAACAAAGGATCAGCTGGACAGCAAAAATTATTATTACTTTAATCCGGAATTTGATAAAGATATGTTTCACGGTAAGTTATAA
- a CDS encoding chemotaxis protein CheW, producing MLEKKMDETELLEREEDTQKDRFLTFQIGNEVYGIEIKCVTEIIGIQPITEVPELPDYIRGIINLRGKIIPVMDVRLRFKKEGVEYNDRTCVIVVDIGGVSIGLIVDNVSEVLTIPEEEIVAPPDVKSGGNRYIKGIGKVENQVKLLLDCDRLLNEQEIDTLDNT from the coding sequence ATGCTGGAGAAAAAGATGGACGAAACGGAGTTGCTGGAGCGGGAAGAAGACACGCAAAAAGACAGGTTTTTAACTTTCCAGATCGGTAACGAGGTATATGGTATCGAAATAAAATGTGTGACCGAGATTATAGGCATACAGCCCATTACAGAGGTTCCGGAGCTGCCGGATTACATCAGGGGAATTATTAATCTTAGGGGTAAGATCATACCGGTCATGGACGTCAGGCTGAGGTTTAAAAAAGAGGGGGTGGAGTATAATGACAGAACCTGCGTAATAGTAGTGGATATTGGAGGGGTATCTATCGGTTTGATTGTCGATAATGTTTCGGAGGTATTAACGATACCGGAAGAAGAAATTGTTGCGCCTCCGGATGTAAAAAGCGGAGGAAACAGGTATATAAAGGGAATCGGTAAAGTAGAAAATCAGGTGAAGCTGCTGCTGGATTGCGACAGGTTACTGAATGAACAGGAAATAGATACTTTGGATAATACGTAG
- a CDS encoding PAS domain S-box protein, with protein sequence MFIVNTYQADENNLELAAATLTCIGDGVISTDLKGQILFMNQIAENILDAQFSAVRGKLFDEVVKFYKEGSGVRVPSPISAVIEHDTIKGLENNTVIITGDNTRKFVSATCSTIKNFKSENIGVVIILRDITRLKTLEIEHLNEKNNLKTMFDVAPVSMIIMDQNSRIAQINDASLELIEKTREEAIGERFGDAFGCKESFRSQQGCQYGKKCTRCVFRRSVNQAIRRGVKTSKLEIKKVLIKDGEPFEYWFQVSVVPIIVNNVTNCIVTLMDITESKMREKLITESRDFCSNILHQLPSLAWMTDKNLECNYVNKVWNDFTGKTIGEVLQDGWDKIIHPDDLDNYLRKRIAAMRKRKNYQQEVRIRRYDGEYRWCVAVDTPYYGLDGRFSGYIGSIYDITERIKAEEDMERYRKIINNARDIIFLLNPDGSIIEANKSAVKAYGYTLEELCNMNIIKIREDWKYNQKQMDETEAGEVFFEVTHVRKDGSSFQAEVSSQGINIGGKKILFSIVRDITERKKAELDIRINQEKYYSLFMNMKSAYAYFRLQHSSNYETVDVIIVEVNRSFEELFSVSRDHIVGKSFLEVFPNSKGLLRDIEEQYFMEIMQGKSVNMEEYFSHIYNKWLSFSIYSPYEDEIVSIISDITEMKQSELRLISTKEAAEAANRAKSEFLANMSHEIRTPINGMVGMVELTLLTELKHEQRENLEMAKTCANSLLKIINDILDFSKMEAGKLSIENITFDLKELIEELVKTYSLRVEEKGLELSYGFSASIPRYLIGDSNRLKQILHNLLGNAVKFTNEGSISLVTKLLHKTESQVDLNFSVTDTGIGLTQEDIRHLFQSFNQVERSFTKKYGGTGLGLAISKTLAELMGGSIGVESEKEKGSTFYVNLPFQIGKAIEERPMQPTSLSGKKNNLKILLAEDDLINQKVILKMLEKREYSVDLARDGLEALKLFAENKYDLILMDIQMPEMNGLEAVQKIREMEGTSFYTPIVALSAYALKGDKEKFLALGMDGYVSKPIDMNQLFSTIEQTTRRKEETGLLPDSVFLTDSGEIRFSSKNTDRLSGKAKGLLHEIAKNTMRLEHAVEKGNLELIEEIAHTVKKQSIDMECAKIKDRAFKIELAARRGNMGDAAENIKKIEEEVRILQNESIASEEE encoded by the coding sequence GTGTTTATAGTAAATACATATCAAGCGGATGAAAATAATCTTGAATTGGCAGCGGCGACACTGACATGTATTGGTGACGGAGTTATATCCACAGATCTAAAAGGGCAGATTCTCTTTATGAACCAAATTGCGGAGAATATATTGGATGCGCAGTTTTCGGCAGTCAGGGGGAAACTGTTCGATGAAGTTGTGAAGTTCTATAAGGAAGGCTCAGGTGTAAGAGTTCCAAGCCCTATTTCTGCCGTAATTGAACATGATACGATCAAGGGATTGGAAAATAATACAGTAATCATAACGGGAGATAATACCCGGAAATTTGTTTCTGCCACTTGCTCTACCATTAAAAATTTTAAATCTGAAAATATTGGTGTTGTTATCATACTCAGGGACATTACCAGATTAAAAACGCTGGAGATAGAACATCTCAATGAAAAGAACAACTTGAAAACCATGTTCGATGTTGCGCCTGTAAGCATGATCATAATGGATCAAAATTCTCGTATTGCGCAGATTAATGATGCTTCGCTGGAGCTTATTGAAAAAACGAGAGAGGAAGCGATAGGAGAACGGTTCGGAGATGCGTTCGGGTGTAAGGAAAGCTTTCGAAGTCAGCAGGGATGCCAATATGGTAAAAAATGTACGAGATGTGTTTTTCGAAGGTCGGTAAATCAGGCTATTCGAAGAGGGGTCAAGACCAGTAAGCTGGAAATTAAGAAAGTATTGATAAAAGACGGAGAACCATTTGAGTATTGGTTTCAGGTCAGTGTAGTTCCTATTATAGTAAATAATGTAACAAATTGCATAGTTACTCTGATGGATATCACGGAAAGCAAAATGCGTGAAAAACTGATTACGGAATCCAGAGATTTCTGCAGCAATATCCTGCATCAGCTGCCTTCGCTTGCATGGATGACAGATAAAAATCTGGAATGTAATTATGTAAACAAGGTGTGGAATGATTTCACGGGAAAGACAATAGGGGAAGTATTGCAAGACGGATGGGATAAAATTATTCACCCGGATGATCTGGATAATTATTTAAGAAAGCGCATTGCGGCCATGCGTAAGAGAAAGAATTATCAGCAGGAAGTACGCATAAGGCGCTATGACGGTGAATACCGCTGGTGTGTGGCCGTGGATACTCCTTATTATGGCCTGGATGGAAGATTTTCAGGATATATAGGCTCCATTTATGATATTACGGAGAGAATCAAGGCAGAAGAAGATATGGAGCGATATCGGAAAATAATCAATAATGCCAGGGACATCATATTTCTATTGAATCCGGACGGCAGCATCATAGAGGCTAATAAGTCGGCTGTGAAAGCTTACGGATATACGCTGGAAGAACTGTGCAATATGAACATAATTAAAATTCGGGAAGACTGGAAATACAACCAGAAGCAGATGGATGAGACAGAGGCAGGAGAGGTCTTCTTTGAGGTAACTCATGTAAGGAAGGATGGAAGCTCTTTTCAGGCAGAAGTAAGTTCTCAGGGAATAAACATCGGGGGTAAAAAAATTCTTTTTAGCATCGTAAGAGATATTACCGAGAGAAAGAAGGCGGAGCTGGATATCCGGATCAATCAGGAAAAATATTATTCCCTGTTTATGAATATGAAGAGTGCCTATGCGTATTTCAGGCTGCAGCATAGTTCGAACTATGAAACGGTAGATGTGATTATCGTAGAAGTTAACCGGTCTTTTGAAGAGTTGTTTTCCGTAAGCAGAGATCATATTGTAGGAAAAAGCTTTCTTGAGGTTTTCCCGAATAGCAAAGGACTGCTGAGGGATATTGAAGAACAATATTTTATGGAAATAATGCAGGGAAAAAGTGTAAATATGGAAGAATATTTTTCCCATATTTACAATAAGTGGCTGTCTTTCTCGATTTATAGTCCCTATGAGGATGAGATAGTATCTATTATTTCAGATATTACTGAAATGAAACAATCGGAACTGCGACTGATATCTACCAAAGAAGCAGCGGAAGCAGCCAATCGGGCCAAGAGTGAATTTCTTGCAAATATGAGTCATGAAATCAGGACACCGATCAACGGTATGGTAGGAATGGTAGAACTTACTTTGCTGACCGAGCTGAAGCATGAACAAAGGGAAAACCTTGAGATGGCAAAAACCTGTGCCAATTCTCTGCTCAAAATCATTAACGACATTCTTGACTTTTCAAAGATGGAGGCAGGAAAGCTATCCATAGAAAACATAACTTTTGATCTAAAAGAATTAATAGAAGAATTGGTAAAGACTTATTCCCTTCGGGTAGAAGAAAAAGGCCTTGAATTAAGCTATGGATTCAGTGCATCTATTCCAAGATATTTGATCGGGGACTCTAACAGGCTAAAGCAGATACTGCACAATCTGCTTGGCAATGCGGTAAAGTTCACGAATGAAGGAAGCATATCCCTGGTGACTAAACTGTTGCATAAGACGGAATCACAGGTAGATCTTAATTTTTCTGTTACAGATACGGGCATTGGTCTGACACAGGAGGATATCAGGCACTTGTTTCAGAGCTTCAATCAAGTGGAACGGTCATTCACTAAAAAATATGGAGGAACCGGACTGGGGCTTGCCATATCCAAAACACTTGCGGAATTAATGGGCGGCAGTATTGGGGTAGAAAGTGAAAAAGAAAAAGGAAGCACCTTCTATGTCAATCTCCCTTTTCAAATCGGAAAAGCCATAGAAGAGAGGCCGATGCAGCCGACCAGCCTATCCGGTAAAAAGAACAATTTAAAAATTCTGTTGGCAGAGGATGATCTGATAAACCAGAAGGTAATTCTAAAAATGCTGGAGAAGAGAGAGTATTCCGTTGACTTGGCACGAGATGGGTTAGAGGCGCTGAAACTGTTCGCGGAGAATAAATATGACCTGATTCTTATGGATATTCAGATGCCTGAGATGAATGGACTGGAGGCTGTACAGAAAATAAGAGAAATGGAGGGAACAAGTTTTTACACTCCGATAGTAGCATTGAGCGCTTATGCTCTAAAGGGAGACAAAGAAAAATTCTTAGCATTGGGAATGGACGGATATGTATCCAAGCCTATCGATATGAATCAATTGTTTTCTACCATTGAACAGACTACGAGAAGAAAGGAGGAGACAGGTTTGCTGCCGGACAGTGTTTTTCTTACCGACAGCGGAGAGATAAGGTTTTCGAGCAAAAATACGGACAGGCTAAGTGGAAAAGCCAAGGGCTTATTACATGAAATTGCAAAGAACACCATGAGGCTGGAACATGCAGTGGAGAAGGGGAATCTGGAACTGATTGAAGAAATTGCCCATACGGTAAAAAAACAGTCTATAGATATGGAATGTGCAAAGATCAAGGATAGGGCTTTTAAAATAGAACTTGCCGCCAGACGTGGAAATATGGGCGATGCTGCAGAAAACATTAAAAAAATAGAAGAGGAAGTTCGGATACTGCAAAATGAATCTATAGCTTCCGAGGAGGAGTAA